Genomic window (Candidatus Scalindua japonica):
AGAAACCAGTAAAGCAGTAATCCCATGTTTATTACGGAACACCACCCTAGAAAGGAACGAACAGTTTCAATCGTCATTTTTCCCCCTTTTTGATAAAGAAAAGAAATCTATATGAAGAATCCTGTTTTTTTACAAATAAAACTATCGTTTTGTAGATATAAATTGTAGTAAATGACAGTGCTGAATAAACGTGATTTGTAATAATAGCTACTTTCTGTCATTATAAAAGAGTGAAAGTGCTTTGCAAGACAAAAGACAAAATACTATTGTTTTTTCCATCTAATTACCGTGAGTGCCATGCTTACTGGAATCCACTGAAGCCATTAGACTACAATACGACCTGGCAAAAGATGAGATGATTAATAAATACCTGCACAAAACAATTTCACCAGAAAGTTTATACAAAGACTCTCATAAAGGATTAAAAATCTTCAGAGAAACAGGAGAAGGTTCTTTGATTGACAAGATACTTGTTTTGCCTTGTATCAGTAAGAATAAGACAGAGTTTTATGCGTATAACTCCTTTTCTGCAATTATAAATAGGGGCAAATGCATGCGACAGGCATGATAAAAGAATGCCCTGATCAGAACCAGGCAAAGAAGGAGTTCAATAAAACCCTTGAATATTTGAAAAATCACATTTAGAATAGTTATCTTCGGGTATGGAAACCCGACCTGGCAGGACTTTCAAGATGAAAAAAGAAGATGCAAAAAAAATAAAGCTTCTACACTACGCAAAAGGGCAGAAGAAAAACTCATCTCTCAAACAACACCAATTGAGAAAATGTCTGATGCAGACGTCCGCAGATTAGCACATGAACTGCAGGCTCACCAGATAGAACTGGAAATGCGGCATGAAGATCTCAAAAAATCACAAAAGACTCTTGAAGAATTAAGAAGCAGATATTCAGATATTTTTAACCATTAGTGAAAAAGGATTGATTATCAAAGTGAATTTAACATTTGCTTTAATGGTAAATATGGAACGAAGTTTATTAATCAAAAAACAGTTGTCAAGATTTATTGAAGGGAATGTCCAGGACATATTCTATCATCATCACCGGCAGGTTTTAAAAACAAAAAACCGGGAAGGCGGTGAATTAAAGATGTTGAAAAAGGACGATGCCCAATTTCACATGCAATGAGAAACAGAAATAGTATTAAATCCAAATGACCATCAATGCAGGATAATCGTAAGCGATATTACAAAACGGAAGCACGCGAACGAGACTGTTTGCTGAAAACATGACTATAGGCAATCAGGATATTTCAACCTTGAAATCAGGAGATTACGTCAAGATAACGCTTGAAGATCAAGGCGAAGGGATATCCAAAGAAGTAATGCAAAAGATATTTGATCCATTTTTTTCGACAAAGAAGAGGGGAAGCGGCCTTGGACTTGCATCCTGTTATTTTATAATCAGAAACCACGGCGGATATATCAGTGCAGAATCAGAGGTAGGTGCAGGAACGACCTTCCAAATATATCTTCCTGCCTTAAAGGAAAAAAGAGTGACAAAAGACAAAGAAGCAGAATACACGATAGTTGGTAACGGAAAAATATTACTTATGGACGATGATGATGCCCTCAGAGATGTAACAGGTAAGTTACTCATGAACATTGGATATGAAGTTAAGCTCGCCAGGGAAGGTAAAGAAGCGATTAATATGTACAAAGAAGCCAAAGGATCAGGGACCCCCTTTAATGCTGTCATTCTGGATTTGACAATACGTGGCGGCATGGGAGGCAAGGAAACAATAAAGAAGCTGATTGAATTTGATCCGCAAGTAAAAGCAATTGTATTAAGCGGGTATTCAGAAGACCAAATAACCTCTAAATTCAGAAAATACGGTTTCATGAGTATTGTGAAAAAACCATATGAAGTCTGGGAACTTAACAAAATATTATGCGATGTAATAACAGGAACAGATGATTGAGAAGCCTCGTGATACGTGATACAATTGAGTATTTGTAATTTTAATAAGGAAGTAATGTGTAACAACAGGATTATTTGTGGGGATTGTATGGCAGAGGAAAAATGTTGAATCAAAAAATAACTGAAAATGGGAAATAAACAGATGGACTCTCATTAACTGTATTGTCAAATGGGTAATGCCTATCTACGTCTCCCCACCAGAATACGTATTGTCAGACCTTACCCATTAGTTGCGAAACAAATTACGCATTCGTCTTATAATACGCTTAATAAAGAGCAAGAATCATGCCTGACTATCCTCATATAGTGGAGACATCTCTCTCAACCTTTTTATAATAGGAGGGACTGTTTCCAGTACATATTCAATATGTGCTTCTGTATTATCTATCCCCAGGCTGAAGAGTATCGAACCCTGGGCTACCGCGTCTTCTACCCCGATTGCGCTCAACACATGTGATGATTTCAGTGATCTGGAGGTACACGCCGAACCTGAAGAGACCGCTATTCCCTTCCTGTCTAAGAACAGAAGTATAGACTCTCCTTCAACATATTCTACACTGATATTTATATTGTTTGGTAATCGTTTTTCAGGGTGACCGTTAAGATAGATATAATCTACGGAATCCATCAAGCCGTTTAGTAGTCTATCACGCAATGGCTTTATTTTCGCATTACGCACATCCATCTCTCTCTTTGCCAATTCCGCAGCTTTCCCCATACCCACTATTCCGGGTATATTCTCCGTACCGGCACGACGCCCCCCTTCCTGCACACCTCCTTCTATAAAAGGCACGATTCTTGTTTTCTCCCTCAGGTATAGCGCGCCTGCCCCTGGTGGGCCATAAAACTGGCTGCCGGACAGGCTTATGGCATCAGCCATCATTGTGTTAACGTCTACCGGTATATTACCTGCTGACGCCACGGCATCAACATGAAAGGTTATACCTTTCTCCTTAACGATTTTTCCGATTTCTTCAATTGGCTGAATAGTACCTATTTCACTATTTGCATGCATTATTGAAACGAGAGCAGTCTCGGGCGTAATTGCCCTTGAAATCTCATCCGGATCTACCATACCATATTTATCGACAGGTACATGTGTAATTTCAAAATCCATTTTTTTCAATTTTTTCAGTGGATTAAGAATTGAGAAATGTTCTATACTGGAGGTAATTATGTGTTTCCCCTTCTTCTTGTTTGCCGTTGCAAGACCTCTAATAGCAAAATTATTTGCTTCACTTCCACTTGATGTAAATATTATCTCTTCAGCTTTTGCTCCTATGAGTGACGCCACTTCTCCCCTTGCGGTCATAACTGCTTTTCCCGCAATCTGCCCGAAATAATGCAGGTTTGAAGGGTTGCCATAACAGTTTTTTATAGAATCTACCATTGCATCAGCAACTAATGGATGAATTGGCGTACATGACGCATGATCAAGGTATATTTTATCCATTTTTTCTGCTCCTTTATATTTATATTTATAGTTATTACCGACAGTATCCTTCTATCTTTTCTAAATTCGCGTATTCCAGCGCCAGCTTTTTCATGCCGACATTATTGAAATCAACATGTACTGTGTCTGAAGAGGGAGCTATCTTTACAACTCTGCCACGGCCAAAAATTGCGTGCTTTACAATATCTCCTGAAACCAATTCAATACTATCTCGCGGTTCATCAATCTGGAATTCCGGCAACTCATCATACCCACCCTCTCCCGCATCATATTGATAGTCATCCTCCCCTGCCGATTCTCTGCCTCTCTTTGTATATTCGGTACGCAGTTTACCATTGTAGGAATTATAGTCTGTTTTATCTATCTCCTCAACAACATCAAAAGGTATCTCACTTAAAAATCTTGATGGTATACAGGCGGAACGCTGACCGTATTTTGCCCGATATCTGGTATGGGACAGAAACAGGTCCCTTTGCGCCCTTGTAATGCCCACATAGCACAAACGACGCTCTTCTTCAATATCATCATCCGAATCCTTTGATTGCGAATGGGGCAATAAACCTTCCTCCAGGCCTGTGATGAAAACAACGGGAAATTCCAGGCCTTTTGCAGCATGCAACGTCATCAGAGTAACGGTATCTATTGTATCGTCCCATTTGTCAATATCAGAAATTAATGCCACCTCCTCTAAAAAACCCTGTAGCGAACCTTCCGGGTTTGAAACATCATACTCACTGGCAGCGTTCACCAGTTCCTCAATATTCTCCAATCTCTCTTCGCTATCACCTTCATAAGATTGCACCATATAATCTACGTATCTAATTTTCTGAATAACCTGTTTTACAA
Coding sequences:
- a CDS encoding ATP-binding protein, which gives rise to MKSGDYVKITLEDQGEGISKEVMQKIFDPFFSTKKRGSGLGLASCYFIIRNHGGYISAESEVGAGTTFQIYLPALKEKRVTKDKEAEYTIVGNGKILLMDDDDALRDVTGKLLMNIGYEVKLAREGKEAINMYKEAKGSGTPFNAVILDLTIRGGMGGKETIKKLIEFDPQVKAIVLSGYSEDQITSKFRKYGFMSIVKKPYEVWELNKILCDVITGTDD
- a CDS encoding cysteine desulfurase family protein — its product is MDKIYLDHASCTPIHPLVADAMVDSIKNCYGNPSNLHYFGQIAGKAVMTARGEVASLIGAKAEEIIFTSSGSEANNFAIRGLATANKKKGKHIITSSIEHFSILNPLKKLKKMDFEITHVPVDKYGMVDPDEISRAITPETALVSIMHANSEIGTIQPIEEIGKIVKEKGITFHVDAVASAGNIPVDVNTMMADAISLSGSQFYGPPGAGALYLREKTRIVPFIEGGVQEGGRRAGTENIPGIVGMGKAAELAKREMDVRNAKIKPLRDRLLNGLMDSVDYIYLNGHPEKRLPNNINISVEYVEGESILLFLDRKGIAVSSGSACTSRSLKSSHVLSAIGVEDAVAQGSILFSLGIDNTEAHIEYVLETVPPIIKRLREMSPLYEDSQA